One Edaphobacter flagellatus genomic region harbors:
- a CDS encoding protein-methionine-sulfoxide reductase heme-binding subunit MsrQ, with translation MSKRTIILLKTLVHLLCLAPCVGLLHDYTSGKLASEPDPINSITHFTGDWAIWMLLASLAVTPLRRLSPQIAWLIRFRRMIGLYAFFYATLHLATYIFLFSGYDLPTVLAGVRSGHPHIIIDQWKQVWPAIWDDVLKRRFIQVGFLAWLILLALAATSPAAIMRAMGGKNWQRLHRLVYLAGVAAVIHYWWLVKSGVLSPWKVTAGLTVLLLARLIYSIHKRFTQQRTVAQTVRN, from the coding sequence ATGTCAAAACGAACGATCATTCTTCTAAAGACGCTGGTGCATCTTCTCTGCCTCGCACCATGCGTGGGGTTGCTGCATGACTACACCTCGGGGAAGCTTGCGTCGGAGCCCGATCCCATTAACTCCATCACGCACTTTACGGGCGACTGGGCTATCTGGATGCTTCTGGCCTCGCTTGCGGTTACGCCGCTGCGAAGGCTTTCGCCGCAGATCGCATGGCTCATCCGCTTCCGCAGGATGATCGGCTTGTATGCCTTCTTCTATGCAACGCTTCACTTGGCTACGTATATCTTTCTGTTTTCCGGCTACGATCTTCCAACAGTCCTGGCTGGAGTTCGCTCAGGGCATCCACATATCATCATCGACCAGTGGAAGCAGGTCTGGCCTGCTATTTGGGACGATGTACTGAAACGCCGCTTTATTCAGGTGGGCTTTCTGGCGTGGCTTATCCTTTTGGCACTCGCGGCCACGTCGCCTGCTGCAATCATGAGAGCGATGGGAGGTAAGAACTGGCAGCGTCTGCACCGTCTTGTTTATCTGGCCGGAGTTGCCGCTGTGATTCATTACTGGTGGCTGGTGAAGTCCGGGGTGCTGTCTCCGTGGAAGGTGACTGCGGGGCTGACGGTGCTTCTGCTTGCTCGCCTGATCTATTCCATTCATAAACGGTTTACTCAGCAACGAACAGTTGCTCAAACCGTTAGGAATTGA
- a CDS encoding DUF1800 domain-containing protein, with amino-acid sequence MRLVLLALLAAPLTPLFSQSNDTAMKPAQKTPATAHAKQAKPKPAAKEAPLAPLSVHERTVQLLNRFTFGPRPGEVEQVLALGADKWFEQQLNPASINDDALGKRLGDFPTLNMSPDQALLIFPDRGTIQAVADGKRPYPADPNLAALYEVQVYKLNKDLDNKKINPDGKPAFPQPSDAELAEQKKQDQATAARIAGDLFALPRNQRMAALIKLPVPERIAFTSYVAGDQRNLLLSEFSPRERELFNAMGSNVGASYQIGSELSQAKILRAILSERQLQEVMTDFWFNHFNVFIGKDSDQWYTTSYERDIIRKHALGKFRDLLLATATSPAMMVYLDNWLSIGPDSLANGVNPANPNSKKGNRGLNENYGREVMELHTVGVNGGYSQADVTALSAVLTGWTVDRPNQGGPFMFDPKRHEPGPKQWFGHTITAASMPNMQPGMSEGVQALTILAASPKTAHFISYKLAQRFVADDPPPALVDRMAATFLSSDGDIKAVLRTLVQSPEFNSRKYFRNKVKTPMEFIASAFRTTATDPANPGALVQTLRTMGMPLYFALPPTGYYITADQWMNSSALVDRLNFAYSLTENKLANQKFDSAHVLALGLMSQSNVADHAATSTPRPHYAETLLSTNEPVSASGQDVALGVLENSLIGGEVSQQTNQLIHKQIDQLVTPTTSSSETLNLLTALVMGSPEFQLR; translated from the coding sequence ATGCGTCTGGTCCTGCTTGCCCTTCTGGCTGCTCCACTAACGCCTCTCTTTTCACAAAGTAACGATACGGCAATGAAGCCGGCTCAAAAAACGCCTGCTACCGCCCATGCGAAACAGGCAAAGCCAAAGCCTGCGGCCAAAGAGGCGCCGTTGGCACCGCTCTCGGTACATGAGCGTACCGTGCAGCTGCTCAATCGCTTTACCTTTGGCCCGCGTCCCGGTGAAGTGGAGCAGGTACTTGCACTCGGAGCGGACAAATGGTTCGAGCAGCAGCTTAACCCAGCCTCGATCAATGATGATGCTCTCGGCAAGCGGCTCGGTGACTTCCCAACTCTCAACATGTCTCCCGATCAGGCTCTGCTTATCTTTCCCGATCGAGGGACGATTCAGGCCGTTGCCGACGGGAAACGTCCTTACCCGGCCGACCCCAATCTCGCAGCGTTGTACGAGGTACAGGTCTATAAGCTGAACAAAGATCTCGATAACAAGAAGATCAACCCTGACGGTAAGCCGGCCTTCCCGCAACCTTCTGATGCCGAACTGGCAGAGCAGAAGAAACAGGACCAGGCAACGGCTGCCCGCATTGCTGGTGATCTCTTCGCGCTGCCTCGCAATCAACGAATGGCTGCACTCATCAAGCTCCCCGTGCCGGAGCGCATCGCCTTCACCAGCTATGTTGCTGGAGATCAGCGAAACCTTCTGCTCTCCGAGTTCTCTCCACGCGAGCGCGAACTCTTCAATGCGATGGGTTCAAATGTTGGAGCTTCCTATCAGATTGGCAGCGAGCTCTCGCAGGCCAAGATTTTGCGCGCGATTCTTTCGGAGCGTCAGCTTCAGGAGGTGATGACGGACTTCTGGTTCAATCACTTCAACGTCTTCATCGGAAAGGACTCGGACCAGTGGTACACGACGAGCTACGAGCGAGACATCATCCGCAAGCATGCTCTCGGTAAGTTCCGGGATCTGCTTCTGGCCACGGCAACTTCGCCGGCGATGATGGTCTATCTCGACAACTGGCTTTCCATCGGCCCCGACTCTCTCGCTAACGGTGTTAATCCTGCCAACCCGAACTCAAAGAAAGGCAATCGTGGTTTGAATGAAAACTACGGTAGGGAGGTGATGGAACTGCACACGGTCGGCGTCAATGGCGGCTATTCTCAGGCTGACGTTACGGCGCTCTCCGCGGTTCTGACTGGTTGGACTGTCGATCGACCCAATCAGGGCGGTCCTTTTATGTTCGATCCCAAACGGCATGAGCCCGGCCCGAAGCAATGGTTTGGGCACACGATCACCGCAGCATCCATGCCTAATATGCAACCGGGAATGAGCGAAGGCGTGCAGGCGCTGACCATTCTCGCGGCCAGCCCAAAGACAGCACACTTTATTAGCTACAAGCTTGCACAACGTTTTGTTGCGGACGATCCTCCGCCTGCGCTGGTCGATCGCATGGCTGCGACGTTCCTCTCGAGCGATGGTGACATCAAAGCCGTGCTTCGCACGCTGGTACAGTCGCCAGAATTCAACTCGCGGAAGTATTTTCGCAATAAGGTTAAGACGCCCATGGAGTTCATTGCTTCGGCCTTTCGCACAACAGCAACCGATCCGGCCAATCCAGGCGCACTTGTTCAGACGCTGAGGACGATGGGGATGCCGCTCTACTTTGCGCTTCCTCCGACGGGCTACTACATTACTGCCGATCAGTGGATGAATTCGTCCGCGCTTGTGGATCGACTGAACTTTGCGTATTCGTTGACGGAAAACAAGCTGGCGAATCAGAAGTTTGATTCGGCCCATGTGCTTGCTCTGGGGCTCATGAGCCAGTCCAACGTCGCCGATCATGCAGCGACATCTACGCCTCGGCCACATTACGCCGAGACGCTTCTCAGCACGAACGAACCGGTAAGCGCGAGTGGGCAGGACGTTGCGTTAGGCGTGCTGGAAAACTCGCTGATCGGCGGAGAGGTCTCCCAGCAGACGAATCAGCTCATCCACAAGCAGATCGATCAGCTTGTAACTCCAACGACCTCCTCGTCGGAGACGCTCAATCTGCTGACCGCGCTGGTAATGGGAAGCCCGGAGTTTCAACTACGCTAA
- a CDS encoding Gfo/Idh/MocA family protein: protein MAVDMFGRRDFLRAVGSAGLMAGVPALAEMHAIDPARVVHEIAAPGQDADAKPKYSIKFAVCGMSHDHIYGMVGAIQRGGGTLVSAYGAEPDKLAAFKKRFPDVKIVSSEDEILNDSSIQLVLSSTIPDQRAPLGVRVMKKGKDYLSDKPGATSLAQIDEIRKTIAETKRIYGILYSERFEVKAAVKAGDLIKEGAIGRVIQTINIAPHQIVQKGADPYAGGAGGRPDWFWDAARYGGILNDIGSHQVDQFLYYTGSTEAEVVASQVANVNHPQKPKFQDFGDMMLRGNKGFGYVRLDWFTPDALGTWGDGRLFILGTEGYIEVRKYIDVTRSKSGNNLYVVNKESARYIDCNNLSLPFGPQFVSDIVNRTHTAQDQTQCLLAAELVVRAQVKAQHVTLKG from the coding sequence ATGGCAGTGGATATGTTTGGGCGTCGGGATTTTTTGCGCGCAGTAGGTTCAGCCGGTCTGATGGCAGGTGTTCCAGCGCTTGCGGAGATGCATGCGATCGACCCTGCGCGTGTTGTGCATGAGATTGCCGCGCCCGGCCAGGATGCCGACGCCAAGCCAAAGTACTCCATCAAGTTCGCCGTCTGCGGCATGAGCCACGACCATATCTACGGCATGGTCGGTGCGATTCAGCGCGGAGGCGGCACACTCGTCTCTGCTTATGGAGCCGAGCCGGACAAGCTGGCAGCGTTCAAAAAACGATTTCCTGACGTAAAGATCGTTTCTTCTGAGGACGAGATTCTCAACGATTCTTCCATCCAGCTAGTGCTCAGCTCAACGATTCCCGATCAGCGTGCGCCTCTTGGTGTTCGCGTGATGAAGAAAGGCAAGGATTACCTGAGCGATAAGCCGGGTGCAACGTCGCTGGCTCAGATCGATGAAATCCGCAAAACAATCGCCGAGACAAAGCGTATCTACGGAATCCTCTACAGCGAACGCTTCGAGGTGAAAGCAGCGGTGAAGGCCGGCGATCTTATAAAGGAAGGAGCCATCGGCCGCGTCATCCAGACCATCAACATCGCTCCGCACCAGATCGTGCAGAAGGGCGCCGATCCATATGCTGGTGGAGCTGGAGGAAGACCGGATTGGTTCTGGGATGCGGCGCGATATGGCGGCATCCTGAACGATATCGGCTCCCATCAGGTTGATCAGTTCCTTTATTACACCGGCTCGACAGAGGCAGAGGTTGTTGCCTCGCAGGTTGCCAATGTGAACCATCCGCAGAAGCCCAAGTTTCAAGACTTCGGGGACATGATGTTGCGCGGCAATAAAGGTTTCGGCTACGTACGTCTCGACTGGTTCACGCCCGATGCGCTCGGCACATGGGGAGACGGCAGATTATTTATCCTCGGCACCGAAGGCTACATTGAGGTACGCAAATACATTGATGTCACACGGTCGAAGTCCGGCAACAATCTCTACGTCGTCAATAAGGAATCGGCCCGGTACATTGACTGCAATAACCTGTCGCTACCCTTTGGACCGCAGTTTGTCTCCGACATCGTAAACCGCACCCATACAGCACAGGACCAGACACAGTGCCTGCTCGCAGCAGAGCTGGTTGTGCGCGCGCAAGTGAAGGCACAGCACGTTACACTAAAAGGATAG
- the pdxH gene encoding pyridoxamine 5'-phosphate oxidase — MDLRSIEAATEPIALFHSWLNEATASEPNDPNAAALATANWDGTPSVRMVLVKEVDRRGFCFFTNAESRKGRELAANPRAALCFHWKTLERQVRVEGPVLELPPEDANAYFHTRSRGSQLGASVSRQSRRLENRDILERLVAEYEMQFPNEVPRPAWWKGYAIQPRRIEFWIAGENRLHHRFLFTLQEDGWHKELLFP; from the coding sequence ATGGACCTGCGATCCATCGAAGCGGCAACGGAACCAATTGCACTCTTCCACTCATGGTTGAACGAAGCGACTGCAAGCGAGCCTAACGATCCAAACGCCGCCGCACTCGCCACGGCCAACTGGGACGGAACACCCAGCGTGCGCATGGTTCTGGTCAAGGAAGTCGACAGGCGCGGCTTCTGCTTCTTCACCAATGCTGAAAGCAGAAAGGGTCGCGAACTTGCAGCTAATCCACGCGCTGCACTTTGTTTCCACTGGAAGACCCTTGAGCGCCAGGTCCGCGTTGAAGGACCCGTGCTTGAGCTGCCACCCGAAGATGCCAATGCTTACTTCCACACACGCTCGCGAGGCAGCCAGCTAGGCGCTTCCGTCTCACGCCAAAGCCGCCGCCTGGAGAACCGCGACATCCTGGAAAGGCTAGTCGCCGAGTACGAAATGCAATTCCCCAACGAAGTCCCCCGCCCTGCATGGTGGAAGGGTTATGCCATTCAGCCCAGGCGCATCGAGTTCTGGATTGCCGGGGAAAACCGGCTGCATCACCGCTTCCTGTTCACGCTTCAGGAAGACGGCTGGCATAAAGAGCTTCTTTTTCCTTGA
- a CDS encoding PIG-L deacetylase family protein, producing the protein MPLRLMCVTAHPDDECFAFGGALALAAERGIETYVVCMTDGQAASSRGDTASGAELGAMRRAEFAASCKVLGVTRYELLNHHDAQLIHVPFPEPAAQLVERIRTFRPNVVVTFGGDGGANSHSDHMMVSFWTTAAFHWSAQPKRFPEISPAFQPDRLFYQTTRFFIPDRQPPHPMPWTVTLDIRSVQKRKSEAFEQHISQTPLIERTRGYFAKHGAEEYYALVATNDAQPAHLGTDLFEGLL; encoded by the coding sequence TTGCCCCTGCGACTGATGTGCGTGACCGCGCATCCTGATGACGAATGCTTTGCCTTCGGCGGCGCTCTGGCTCTCGCAGCCGAGCGCGGAATAGAAACGTACGTCGTCTGCATGACAGACGGACAGGCAGCCAGCAGCCGCGGAGATACCGCTTCAGGCGCAGAGCTGGGAGCGATGCGACGTGCCGAGTTTGCAGCCTCCTGCAAAGTGCTTGGCGTCACCAGATATGAACTGCTGAACCATCACGATGCACAATTGATTCACGTGCCGTTTCCTGAACCAGCCGCACAACTGGTCGAACGGATACGCACCTTTCGCCCAAACGTTGTCGTCACCTTCGGCGGCGACGGCGGAGCCAACTCACACTCCGACCACATGATGGTCTCCTTCTGGACAACCGCAGCCTTCCACTGGTCGGCCCAACCAAAGCGCTTTCCCGAAATAAGCCCAGCCTTCCAGCCCGACAGACTGTTCTACCAGACAACCAGATTCTTCATCCCCGACCGTCAGCCGCCGCACCCGATGCCATGGACCGTCACCCTGGACATTCGCTCGGTGCAAAAGCGCAAAAGCGAAGCCTTCGAACAACACATCTCACAGACTCCGCTGATTGAGCGAACTCGAGGCTATTTCGCCAAACACGGCGCTGAGGAATACTACGCGCTGGTGGCCACGAACGATGCTCAACCTGCGCATCTCGGTACCGACCTGTTTGAAGGACTCCTCTAG
- a CDS encoding ribonuclease HII, producing MATAARVRIKRTVSAATAKQQLLRQLICSDAPEQALRYRGFRAIAGVDEVGRGALFGPVVAAAVILPERIAGLAKAGLKDSKQLLRKDRERLDRRIRRVALAFCIAEIDAETIDRINIYQATRLAMLEAVRGLSITPDHLLIDAMRIDHPCHQTRLIYGDSLSLSIAAASVIAKVHRDALMRQLDEIHPGYGLASHKGYATPAHRRALQEHGPTALHRRSFAPVKASDRNAAIDDLVSGDLFDLDELNPQPAEDSDCPCD from the coding sequence ATGGCAACAGCAGCGCGCGTACGCATTAAACGAACCGTCTCTGCAGCAACGGCCAAGCAGCAACTGCTTCGCCAGCTCATCTGCAGCGACGCGCCGGAACAGGCTCTTCGTTATCGCGGCTTCCGCGCCATCGCTGGTGTCGACGAAGTCGGACGCGGTGCGCTCTTCGGCCCTGTTGTCGCTGCAGCCGTCATCCTTCCCGAACGCATCGCAGGACTCGCCAAAGCAGGACTCAAAGACTCCAAGCAGCTTCTACGCAAAGACCGCGAACGGCTCGACCGCAGAATTCGCCGCGTAGCACTTGCCTTCTGCATCGCCGAGATCGACGCAGAAACCATCGACCGCATCAACATCTATCAGGCAACGCGACTCGCAATGCTCGAAGCCGTGCGAGGATTATCCATCACGCCCGATCATCTCCTGATCGACGCCATGCGCATCGATCATCCCTGCCATCAGACCAGGCTCATCTACGGCGATTCGCTGAGCCTGTCGATCGCAGCTGCATCTGTCATCGCCAAGGTGCATCGCGACGCTCTGATGCGCCAATTGGACGAGATCCATCCTGGTTACGGACTCGCCTCGCACAAAGGCTACGCAACGCCTGCGCACAGACGCGCGCTGCAGGAGCATGGCCCAACTGCACTGCACCGCAGAAGCTTCGCTCCAGTCAAAGCCTCCGATCGCAATGCAGCCATCGACGACCTCGTCTCCGGCGATCTCTTCGACCTCGACGAACTCAATCCCCAGCCAGCGGAGGACTCGGATTGCCCCTGCGACTGA
- the rplS gene encoding 50S ribosomal protein L19, with protein MSIHPIMQKLAAKLERTDIPNFAPGDTVRVQVKIREGEKERLQAFEGMVIACRKGPQGTFTVRKMSFGQGVERVFPYNSKVVDKVEKVRSYEVRRSKLFYLRGLRGKAARLREVERAS; from the coding sequence ATGTCAATCCATCCCATCATGCAGAAACTGGCCGCGAAGCTTGAGCGGACCGATATCCCGAACTTCGCTCCCGGCGACACTGTCCGCGTTCAGGTCAAGATCCGCGAGGGTGAGAAGGAGCGCCTGCAGGCGTTCGAAGGAATGGTCATCGCTTGCCGCAAGGGACCGCAGGGCACATTTACCGTTCGCAAGATGAGCTTCGGCCAGGGCGTCGAGCGCGTCTTCCCTTACAACTCCAAGGTTGTCGACAAGGTCGAGAAGGTTCGCTCTTACGAAGTTCGCCGTTCGAAGCTCTTCTACCTGCGCGGTCTGCGCGGTAAGGCAGCTCGTCTGCGCGAAGTCGAACGCGCCAGCTAG
- the trmD gene encoding tRNA (guanosine(37)-N1)-methyltransferase TrmD: MHFDIITIFPDFFTSTFEYGILSRARATGLVNIAAHDLRSFTHDRHRTVDDRPFGGGEGMVLKPQPIFDAVASLGIAAKSERDPKRETVILLSAQGRPFTQSLAHELSTLDRVVMVCGRYEGVDERINQLLCDREISIGDYVLSGGELAAAVIVDAVVRLLPGALGHPDSARFESFGADDTALEPNTADTPPRTTHGAGGILDYPHYTRPADFQGIGVPEVLQGGNHDAIRLWRRRMALRKTLINRPDLLENTSLSRQDLRTLDEIRWELEQEGNRTP, translated from the coding sequence ATGCATTTCGATATCATCACCATCTTTCCGGACTTCTTCACCAGCACCTTCGAGTACGGAATCCTCAGCAGGGCGCGCGCGACCGGTCTCGTCAACATCGCCGCGCACGACCTGCGCAGCTTCACGCACGACCGCCACCGCACCGTCGACGATAGGCCCTTCGGCGGCGGCGAAGGCATGGTACTCAAACCGCAGCCCATCTTCGACGCCGTCGCCTCGCTCGGCATTGCGGCCAAATCCGAACGCGACCCCAAACGCGAAACGGTCATTCTGCTCTCAGCGCAGGGCCGCCCCTTCACGCAATCCCTCGCGCACGAGCTCTCAACGCTCGATCGCGTCGTGATGGTCTGCGGACGCTACGAAGGCGTCGACGAGCGCATCAACCAGCTTCTCTGCGATCGCGAGATCTCCATCGGCGACTACGTCCTCTCAGGTGGCGAGCTCGCCGCAGCCGTCATCGTCGATGCGGTCGTGCGCCTGCTCCCCGGCGCGCTCGGTCATCCTGACTCAGCCCGCTTCGAAAGCTTCGGCGCCGACGATACCGCACTCGAGCCAAACACCGCCGACACCCCACCCAGAACCACCCACGGCGCCGGAGGCATCCTCGACTATCCTCACTACACGCGCCCTGCCGATTTCCAGGGCATCGGTGTCCCCGAGGTCCTCCAGGGTGGCAACCACGATGCCATCCGTCTCTGGCGCCGAAGAATGGCCCTTCGCAAAACGCTGATCAACCGCCCGGACCTGCTCGAAAACACCTCCCTCAGCCGACAGGATCTCCGCACGCTCGACGAAATCCGGTGGGAGCTCGAACAGGAAGGCAATCGCACGCCATAA
- the rimM gene encoding ribosome maturation factor RimM (Essential for efficient processing of 16S rRNA) encodes MSSNTASWIVLAHLLRPQGRKGELLAELLTDFPDQLAGREGLFLAPPEFQGAPSDARQVTIVSSWLPVGKNRGRVVLQISGIDSISAAESLAGLDLIVAENHRVSLDEDSTYISDLTGCTVYDRDTAVGEVTGVQFPTSSDGVPLEDIPSLLEVRSPDGDEILIPYAKAFLRSVDLAAKKIVLDLPAGLIDINR; translated from the coding sequence ATGTCGTCGAATACTGCCTCCTGGATCGTGCTTGCCCATCTCCTTCGTCCGCAAGGCCGCAAAGGAGAGCTCCTGGCCGAGCTGCTGACCGACTTCCCCGACCAGCTAGCCGGCCGCGAGGGCCTCTTTTTGGCTCCGCCTGAATTTCAGGGTGCCCCCAGTGATGCCAGGCAGGTTACTATCGTCTCCTCCTGGCTCCCTGTCGGTAAAAACAGGGGCAGGGTCGTTCTTCAGATCTCCGGCATCGACTCCATCTCAGCGGCCGAATCCCTCGCCGGCCTCGATCTCATCGTGGCCGAAAACCACCGCGTCAGCCTCGACGAAGACTCCACCTACATCAGCGACCTCACCGGATGCACCGTCTACGACCGCGACACAGCCGTCGGCGAGGTGACCGGCGTCCAGTTCCCCACCTCATCCGATGGCGTTCCACTTGAAGACATACCCTCTCTGCTCGAAGTGCGTTCCCCCGACGGCGATGAAATCCTGATCCCCTATGCGAAAGCGTTTCTGCGGTCCGTCGATCTTGCCGCAAAAAAAATCGTGCTCGATCTCCCCGCTGGCCTGATCGATATTAATCGTTAG
- a CDS encoding KH domain-containing protein: MSVDSGDDSAKNMTDLVFEIAKALVDSPDEVSVDAVPEGDTTVLRLRVAATDIGKVIGKQGRTARSLRTILAAASMKQKHRYALDIIEIDAPNG; this comes from the coding sequence ATGTCTGTAGATAGCGGAGATGATAGCGCAAAAAATATGACGGACCTGGTTTTTGAGATTGCCAAGGCTCTGGTTGATTCACCTGACGAAGTCTCTGTCGATGCCGTTCCGGAGGGCGATACAACTGTCCTGCGGCTGCGCGTTGCCGCCACTGATATTGGTAAAGTCATTGGCAAACAGGGCCGCACTGCTCGCTCGCTTCGTACCATTCTTGCAGCGGCCAGCATGAAGCAGAAACATCGCTATGCACTCGACATCATCGAGATCGACGCTCCCAATGGGTAG
- the rpsP gene encoding 30S ribosomal protein S16 yields the protein MIRLARVGARKQPHYRIVVIEKDRARNGRSVEVVGTYNPRTNPASVELKRDRIDYWTSKGAQLSDRVEKLLATSAPAAA from the coding sequence ATGATCCGTTTGGCGCGCGTTGGCGCCCGCAAGCAGCCCCACTACCGTATCGTTGTTATCGAGAAGGACCGCGCTCGTAATGGCCGTTCCGTTGAGGTAGTTGGCACCTATAATCCCCGCACAAATCCCGCCAGCGTTGAGCTCAAGCGTGACCGTATCGACTATTGGACCAGCAAGGGTGCCCAGCTCTCTGACCGTGTCGAGAAGCTTCTTGCCACCTCGGCTCCAGCTGCTGCCTAA
- a CDS encoding PilZ domain-containing protein — MGQLQTKKGENPVRTAVRFPMKLPLVIQTEQGELQAMTENISANGLLFVCDRLLEVNSRLEFTIAMPAAVMGSDTDVRIHCIGRVVRHFQQDGKQKIGAVIDEYFLKA, encoded by the coding sequence GTGGGCCAGCTGCAAACAAAAAAGGGAGAAAATCCGGTCAGGACGGCTGTACGTTTCCCGATGAAGCTACCTCTGGTTATCCAAACGGAGCAGGGAGAGCTGCAGGCAATGACGGAAAATATCTCGGCAAACGGTCTTCTGTTTGTATGCGACCGGTTGCTGGAGGTAAATAGCAGACTTGAGTTCACGATCGCGATGCCAGCGGCGGTAATGGGCTCGGACACAGATGTAAGGATTCACTGTATTGGCCGCGTTGTCCGCCACTTCCAGCAGGACGGGAAGCAAAAGATTGGCGCCGTCATCGACGAATATTTTCTGAAGGCATGA